The Vicia villosa cultivar HV-30 ecotype Madison, WI linkage group LG1, Vvil1.0, whole genome shotgun sequence genome includes a region encoding these proteins:
- the LOC131644205 gene encoding probable leucine-rich repeat receptor-like protein kinase At5g63930, whose protein sequence is MLICYLFILYHYHIIKLSALCTFPLSWEVSLLFSIFLKILHVLMNLLVLRFFLLPRRKIKIVSVSPLIEPCAEFACANMEKNVYALFLMLLICTLIFCLSEGLNAEGKYLMDIKGKLFDRYNHLENWNSNDSTPCGWKGVICNSDINPLVESLDLHAMNLSGSLSSSIGGLVHLFHLNLSQNSFSGFIPKEIGNCSSLQVLTLNINQFEGQIPVEIGRLSNLTELHLSNNQLSGCFPDEIGNLSSLSIFTIYTNHLSGSLPASMGNLKRLIRFRAGQNMISGSLPHEIGGCESLEYLGLTQNQISGEIPKELGLLQNLQCLVLRENDLHGAIPKELGNCTNLEVLALYQNNLVEEIPKELGNLEFLKRLYLYRNELTGNIPKEIGNLSFAIEIDFSENLLTGEIPIELVNIKGLQLLHLFENKLTGTIPNEFTTLKNLTQLDLSINHLSGTIPIGFQDLTKLSSLQLFNNSLNGRIPYALGANSPLWVLDLSFNNLVGRIPIHLCQQSHLMMLNLGSNKLAGNVPYRITSCKSLVYLRLFGNNLRGKFPSNLCKLVNLSTVELEQNEFTGPIPPQIGNFPNLQRLHLSNNRFSAELPKEIGNLSQLVSFNVSSNHLYGRLPTELFNCRKLQRLDLSNNGFVGTLSGEIGTLSQLELLRLSNNNFSSKIPSEVGKLLRLTELQMSENSFCGYIPHELGALASLQIALNLSYNKLSGQIPSQLGNLIMLESLQLNNNHLSAEIPNSFNRLSSLLSFNFSYNDLFGPLPSLPLFQNSTFSCFSGNKGLCGGLLVPCQSSTSHSPPNKLGKILAIVAAIVSGVSLILILVIIYLMKNLTVPNQDIVKPNSPNVSNMYFFPKEELNFQDMVEATEDFHSKYEIGKGGSGTVYRADISNDPNHINTIAVKKLTSNSNSIDLNGCFRAEILTLGKIRHSNIVKLYGFCNYSGSNMLLYEHMEKGSLGELLHGESSSSLDWYSRFRIALGTAQGLSYLHHDCKPRIIHRDIKSNNILIDHEFEAHVGDFGLAKLIDISKSKSVSAVVGSYGYIAPEYAYTMKVTEKCDVYSYGVVLLELLTGKKPIQSLDQGGGDLVTWVTNHINKYSLKLDIIDPKLDLLDEIDVAQIFDVLKISLLCTDAYPSRRPTMRKVVAMLTSSSKRKEQSLFSPCHESSNVEE, encoded by the exons ATGCTAATATGCTATCTATTCATTCTTTACCATTATCATATTATCAAGTTGTCAGCTCTATGCACCTTCCCATTATCATGGGAAGTTTCACTCCTCTTCTCGATATTCCTCAAAATTTTGCATGTTTTAATGAATCTTCTAGTGCTTCGGTTCTTTCTTCTTCCaagaaggaaaataaaaatagttAGTGTTTCACCTCTAATAGAACCCTGTGCAGAATTTGCATGTGCAAATATGGAGAAAAATGTATATGCATTGTTTCTGATGTTGTTGATATGTACTCTTATTTTCTGTCTCTCTGAAGGGCTTAATGCAGAGGGAAAATATCTTATGGATATTAAGGGGAAATTGTTCGACAGATACAATCATCTTGAGAATTGGAATTCAAATGATTCGACACCTTGTGGTTGGAAAGGTGTCATCTGCAACAGTGACATCAATCCATTGGTTGAATCTCTTGACTTGCATGCAATGAATCTCTCCGGCTCTTTATCTTCCAGCATTGGTGGTTTGGTTCACTTGTTTCATCTTAATTTATCTCAGAACTCTTTCTCTGGTTTTATACCAAAGGAGATTGGAAACTGCTCAAGCTTGCAGGTTCTTACTCTCAACATTAATCAATTTGAAGGTCAAATTCCCGTCGAAATAGGCCGGCTTTCGAATTTAACAGAGTTGCATCTTTCCAACAACCAGCTCTCGGGATGTTTTCCGGACGAAATTGGTAACCTTTCTTCACTCTCGATATTTACTATTTACACTAATCATCTCAGCGGATCCTTGCCGGCTTCTATGGGGAACCTTAAAAGATTGATTCGGTTTCGAGCCGGACAGAATATGATCTCGGGAAGTTTACCTCATGAGATAGGTGGATGTGAAAGCTTGGAGTATCTTGGTTTAACTCAAAATCAGATAAGTGGTGAAATACCGAAAGAACTCGGACTACTCCAGAACTTGCAATGTTTGGTCCTTAGGGAAAATGATCTTCATGGTGCTATACCGAAAGAGCTTGGAAACTGTACAAATTTGGAGGTTCTTGCACTATATCAGAACAATCTCGTGGAAGAAATTCCAAAGGAGCTTGGAAACCTTGAATTCCTAAAGAGACTATACCTTTACAGGAATGAGTTGACAGGAAATATTCCGAAGGAGATTGGAAACCTTTCTTTTGCGATTGAGATTGATTTTTCGGAGAATCTTCTTACAGGAGAGATACCGATCGAGTTGGTTAATATCAAAGGCTTGCAACTGCTTCATCTCTTCGAGAACAAGCTAACCGGCACAATTCCGAATGAGTTCAcaactttgaaaaacctaactCAGCTTGATCTTTCTATCAATCACCTCAGCGGTACTATTCCGATTGGATTTCAGGATTTGACCAAACTGTCCTCATTGCAACTCTTCAACAACTCATTAAATGGTAGAATTCCTTACGCGCTTGGAGCAAATAGTCCACTTTGGGTGCTTGATTTGTCGTTCAACAACTTAGTCGGAAGAATTCCGATTCATCTTTGCCAACAGTCTCACTTGATGATGCTGAACTTAGGATCAAACAAACTCGCCGGAAATGTACCTTATAGAATTACAAGCTGCAAGTCTTTAGTGTATCTACGCCTCTTCGGTAACAACTTGAGGGGCAAGTTTCCTTCGAATTTATGCAAGCTTGTAAATCTTTCTACAGTTGAGTTGGAACAGAATGAATTCACTGGCCCAATTCCTCCACAAATTGGTAACTTCCCAAATTTGCAAAGACTTCACCTTTCTAACAACCGTTTTTCGGCTGAATTGCCGAAAGAAATCGGTAACCTCTCTCAGTTGGTATCCTTTAATGTCTCATCAAATCATCTTTACGGTAGACTGCCTACGGAACTTTTCAACTGCAGGAAGCTCCAAAGACTTGATCTCAGCAACAACGGCTTCGTAGGTACTTTATCAGGTGAGATCGGAACTCTTTCACAGCTAGAGCTTCTAAGGCTCTCGAATAACAATTTTTCTAGTAAAATTCCATCAGAAGTCGGAAAACTCTTGCGGTTGACCGAACTACAAATGAGCGAAAACTCATTTTGTGGTTACATTCCACACGAGTTAGGTGCACTCGCATCCTTGCAAATTGCACTTAATCTCAGCTATAATAAACTTTCCGGCCAAATACCTTCTCAACTCGGGAATCTTATTATGCTAGAATCTCTCCAACTCAACAATAATCACTTGAGCGCCGAAATTCCAAACTCCTTTAACAGACTCTCTAGTTTACTTTCTTTCAACTTTTCATACAACGATCTTTTCGGCCCTTTACCTTCTTTACCTCTCTTTCAAAACTCCACCTTCAGCTGCTTTTCAGGTAACAAAGGACTATGTGGAGGACTTCTTGTTCCTTGTCAAAGTTCAACATCTCATTCCCCTCCAAATAAACTAGGAAAAATTCTAGCTATAGTTGCAGCCATTGTTAGTGGAGTTTCATTGATTTTAATTCTGGTTATCATATATCTAATGAAAAATCTCACTGTGCCAAACCAAGATATAGTTAAACCGAATTCTCCAAATGTTTCAAACATGTACTTTTTTCCGAAAGAGGAGTTGAATTTCCAAGACATGGTTGAAGCCACCGAAGATTTTCATTCCAAATACGAAATCGGAAAAGGCGGCAGTGGAACTGTGTACAGAGCAGATATATCAAATGATCCTAATCATATAAACACAATTGCTGTAAAGAAACTTACATCAAACAGTAACAGCATTGATTTAAACGGTTGCTTCCGCGCTGAAATCTTAACTTTGGGCAAAATAAGGCATAGCAATATTGTGAAGTTATACGGTTTCTGCAACTACAGCGGCTCTAATATGCTACTTTATGAACACATGGAAAAGGGTAGTTTAGGAGAGTTACTTCATGGAGAATCTTCCTCTAGTCTTGATTGGTATTCCAGGTTTAGGATTGCTCTAGGAACTGCACAAGGACTATCTTATTTGCACCATGATTGCAAGCCGAGGATTATCCACCGCGATATCAAGTCCAATAACATACTTATTGACCATGAATTCGAAGCTCATGTTGGTGATTTCGGTTTGGCTAAACTTATCGATATCTCAAAGTCGAAGTCAGTGTCTGCAGTTGTTGGCTCTTATGGCTACATTGCCCCTG AGTATGCATACACAATGAAAGTCACAGAAAAATGTGATGTATACAGCTATGGAGTAGTGCTATTGGAGTTACTAACAGGGAAGAAGCCAATCCAGTCATTGGATCAAGGTGGTGGTGATCTTGTAACATGGGTGACAAATCATATCAACAAATATTCATTGAAACTAGACATCATTGATCCAAAATTGGACCTACTAGATGAAATTGATGTTGCTCAAATATTTGATgtcttgaaaatttctttactttgCACCGACGCGTATCCTTCTAGACGACCGACCATGCGTAAGGTTGTTGCAATGCTTACAAGCTCTAGTAAAAGGAAAGAGCAATCTTTGTTCTCTCCATGTCATGAATCAAGTAATGTTGAAGAATGA